In Micromonospora purpureochromogenes, a single window of DNA contains:
- a CDS encoding DUF3152 domain-containing protein codes for MGSLTVSGSVDRGRHRGRRGAGARAVALMLALVVVAGLGGGAWAARRGELDLGELIGDVRRVPAPARAAVAAAPADAPPPGRPAATPTAPVLNYPDRGTGTWRTATAQGAVAGRGGELLRYRVAVEGGIDEVDVELLGREVAVVLADRRGWTGGGRWRLQRVGPGVPADFTVLLTTPATRADLCGDVADRYTSCRNSDRVVVNVARWARGVPGFGGDLATYRAYVLNHEVGHRLGMGHELCPARGAPAPVMQQQTLGLHDCVPNAWPYVDGTLHTGRPGEYDDPVPTGD; via the coding sequence GTGGGCAGCCTCACGGTGAGCGGGTCGGTCGACCGGGGCCGGCATCGTGGTCGTCGCGGCGCCGGGGCCCGGGCGGTTGCGCTGATGCTGGCGCTGGTGGTGGTCGCCGGCCTGGGCGGGGGCGCCTGGGCGGCCCGGCGCGGCGAGCTGGACCTCGGCGAGCTGATCGGTGACGTCCGCCGGGTGCCCGCGCCGGCCCGCGCGGCGGTGGCCGCCGCGCCGGCCGACGCCCCGCCCCCGGGCCGGCCGGCGGCGACGCCCACCGCCCCCGTGCTGAACTACCCCGATCGGGGTACGGGCACCTGGCGGACGGCGACCGCCCAGGGTGCGGTGGCCGGACGCGGGGGCGAGCTGCTGCGGTACCGGGTGGCGGTCGAGGGCGGCATCGACGAGGTGGACGTGGAACTCCTCGGCCGGGAGGTGGCCGTGGTGCTCGCCGACCGCCGGGGTTGGACGGGTGGCGGGCGGTGGCGGCTGCAACGGGTCGGCCCGGGCGTCCCGGCCGACTTCACCGTGCTGCTGACCACCCCGGCGACCCGCGCCGACCTGTGCGGGGACGTCGCCGACCGCTACACCTCTTGCCGCAACTCCGACCGGGTGGTGGTCAACGTGGCCCGCTGGGCGCGCGGGGTGCCCGGGTTCGGCGGTGACCTGGCGACCTACCGGGCGTACGTGCTCAACCACGAGGTCGGCCACCGGCTCGGCATGGGGCACGAGCTGTGCCCGGCCCGTGGCGCGCCGGCCCCGGTGATGCAGCAGCAGACGTTGGGGCTGCACGACTGCGTGCCGAACGCCTGGCCGTACGTCGACGGCACCCTGCACACCGGCCGTCCCGGCGAGTACGACGACCCGGTGCCAACCGGGGACTGA
- a CDS encoding fatty acid desaturase family protein, translating to MVSDTSLDADRQRGSAYADLSRQVRAAGLLERRRGHYTVRIGLVVASFVGLWGLFARLGESWWQLGVAAALAVVFAQAGFIGHDAGHRQIARTRRGNDLIGMVHGNLLTGLSYGWWVDKHNRHHAHPNTEGKDPDVTVAPLSFTTGQARRRRGLGALVVRFQAYLFFPLLLLEGLHLHANSVKALLGPRRIARRPAEVGLLALHLGGYLAAVLLVLSPAQAVAFIAVNQGVLGLYLGCSFAPNHKGMPILDAEDNLDYLRRQVLTSRNVRGGRFVDVLLGGLNYQIEHHLFPSMPCPNLRHAGPLIRRFCAEHDIDYHETSLARSWAEALRHLDSIGSGEPRTDRALR from the coding sequence ATCGTGAGTGACACCAGCCTTGACGCCGACCGCCAGCGGGGCAGTGCCTACGCCGACCTGTCCCGGCAGGTCCGGGCCGCGGGTCTACTCGAGCGGCGGCGGGGGCACTACACCGTGCGGATCGGCCTCGTCGTCGCTTCCTTCGTCGGACTGTGGGGCCTGTTCGCCCGGTTGGGTGAATCGTGGTGGCAGCTGGGCGTCGCCGCGGCCCTCGCGGTGGTCTTCGCGCAGGCCGGATTCATCGGCCACGACGCCGGGCACCGGCAGATAGCCCGCACGCGCCGCGGAAACGACCTGATCGGCATGGTGCACGGCAACCTGCTGACCGGGCTCAGCTACGGCTGGTGGGTGGACAAGCACAACCGGCACCACGCCCACCCGAACACCGAGGGCAAGGACCCCGACGTCACCGTGGCGCCCCTGTCCTTCACCACCGGCCAGGCCCGGCGACGGCGCGGCCTCGGTGCGCTGGTCGTCCGCTTCCAGGCGTACCTGTTCTTCCCGCTGCTCCTGCTGGAAGGCCTGCACCTGCACGCCAACAGCGTGAAGGCCCTCCTCGGCCCACGCCGCATCGCGCGTCGGCCCGCCGAAGTCGGACTGCTCGCCCTGCACCTGGGTGGCTACCTCGCCGCCGTTCTCCTGGTGTTGAGCCCCGCGCAGGCCGTCGCGTTCATCGCGGTCAACCAGGGGGTGCTGGGCCTCTACCTCGGCTGCTCGTTCGCGCCCAACCACAAGGGCATGCCGATCCTCGACGCCGAGGACAACCTCGACTATCTGCGGAGACAGGTGCTCACCTCGCGCAACGTGCGCGGTGGGCGGTTCGTGGACGTCCTGCTCGGTGGGCTCAATTATCAGATCGAACACCATCTGTTCCCGAGCATGCCGTGCCCCAATCTGCGCCACGCCGGACCATTGATCCGTCGGTTCTGCGCCGAGCACGACATCGACTACCACGAGACCAGCCTCGCCCGGTCCTGGGCCGAGGCCCTGCGCCACCTGGACAGCATCGGATCCGGCGAGCCGCGGACGGACCGCGCACTGCGCTGA
- a CDS encoding YciI family protein, translating to MLLIWNRPGFVEGLSEQERTALFGEVDEIMKELTESGELVGGQALADPSQTRTVRLRGEHPEVTDGPFMESKEQFAGYLMVDCDSPERAAEIAARWPDVRMGFGVLEVRPVMDEAGTEM from the coding sequence ATGTTGCTGATCTGGAACCGGCCCGGCTTCGTCGAGGGCCTCTCGGAGCAGGAGCGCACCGCGCTCTTCGGCGAGGTCGACGAGATCATGAAGGAGCTGACCGAGTCCGGCGAGCTGGTCGGCGGCCAGGCGCTGGCCGACCCGTCGCAGACCCGGACGGTCCGGCTCCGTGGCGAGCACCCCGAGGTGACCGACGGGCCGTTCATGGAGAGCAAGGAGCAGTTCGCCGGCTACCTGATGGTCGACTGCGACAGCCCGGAGCGGGCCGCCGAGATCGCCGCGCGCTGGCCCGACGTCCGGATGGGCTTCGGCGTGCTGGAGGTGCGCCCGGTGATGGACGAGGCCGGGACCGAGATGTGA
- a CDS encoding GAF and ANTAR domain-containing protein encodes MPPSAGRDGATGGHALAARLAMLAREFQGERTVEDTLRAIVHAAVDTVPGAWHAGITEIEGRRRVSTPAGTGEVVLRVDRAQYETREGPCLTSAYTERTVRLPDVHTEERWPRFIARARELGVGSMLSFQLYVARDNLGALNLYAREPHAFTGESERVGLLFASHAAVAIADARRLDQLSRALDVRDLIGQAKGILMERHRLTGAQAFELLVMASQRINVKLVDVARELVETGELSVTGQPERARAGRAPR; translated from the coding sequence GTGCCCCCTTCCGCCGGCCGGGACGGGGCGACCGGCGGTCACGCCCTCGCCGCCCGGCTCGCCATGCTGGCCCGGGAGTTCCAGGGCGAGCGGACGGTGGAGGACACCCTGCGGGCCATCGTGCACGCGGCCGTGGACACCGTGCCCGGCGCCTGGCACGCCGGGATCACCGAGATCGAGGGGCGACGCCGGGTGAGCACTCCCGCCGGCACCGGTGAGGTGGTGCTGCGGGTCGACCGGGCGCAGTACGAGACCCGCGAGGGCCCCTGCCTCACCTCGGCGTACACCGAGCGGACCGTCCGGCTGCCCGACGTGCACACCGAGGAGCGCTGGCCCAGGTTCATCGCGCGGGCGCGGGAGCTGGGCGTCGGCAGCATGCTGTCGTTCCAGCTCTACGTCGCACGGGACAATCTGGGCGCGCTCAACCTCTACGCCCGGGAGCCGCACGCCTTCACCGGCGAGTCGGAACGGGTCGGGCTGCTCTTCGCCTCGCACGCCGCCGTGGCGATCGCCGACGCGCGGCGGCTCGACCAGCTCAGCCGGGCGCTGGACGTACGGGACCTGATCGGCCAGGCCAAGGGCATCCTGATGGAACGGCACCGGCTCACCGGCGCCCAGGCCTTCGAGCTGCTGGTGATGGCGAGCCAACGGATCAACGTCAAGCTGGTCGACGTGGCCCGCGAGCTGGTGGAGACCGGCGAGCTGAGCGTCACCGGCCAGCCGGAGCGAGCCCGAGCAGGGCGAGCACCCCGGTGA
- a CDS encoding DUF2786 domain-containing protein — protein MPDVHALIADAVAAVRGTDVRDAERKLDRLVVGTGAPDGTAVVDAALLDRLAGALARLWPRGWQPVDVTRMVTRRLGARPGRLVRDALAAQRRGQAGDVPSWWDEQLDGLAARVWWDDDAGWLARWAAREGEDRITALRDAVEVLAMLDGLPPIAMLRPPPGGGGPTVARRAAPGRSGSPMLDRVRALLAKAESTTFPAEAEALTGKAQELIARHSLDRALVDATAERPDLPGGMRLSTDAPYAGAKALLVQEVAAANRCESVWNDDLGFATVLGFAGDLEAVELLYTSLLVQATAAMLRGRTERKRGSSRRTKAYDESFLHAFALRIGERLRAATEQADRQAAEVTGPERLLPVLAARSDAVRERMETLFPGVTRARLTIRDADGWHSGTSAADRASLSAGTPPARPLPGRS, from the coding sequence GTGCCGGACGTCCACGCCCTCATCGCCGACGCGGTCGCGGCGGTGCGCGGCACCGACGTACGCGACGCGGAGCGGAAGCTGGACCGGCTCGTGGTCGGCACCGGCGCCCCGGACGGCACGGCGGTGGTCGACGCCGCCCTGCTCGACCGCCTGGCTGGCGCCCTCGCCCGGCTCTGGCCGCGCGGCTGGCAGCCGGTCGACGTGACCCGGATGGTGACCCGCCGCCTCGGCGCACGACCCGGCCGGCTGGTGCGCGACGCGCTCGCCGCCCAGCGGCGGGGGCAGGCCGGCGACGTCCCGTCGTGGTGGGACGAGCAGCTCGACGGGCTGGCGGCCCGGGTGTGGTGGGACGACGACGCCGGCTGGCTGGCCCGGTGGGCCGCCCGCGAGGGCGAGGACCGGATCACCGCGCTGCGCGACGCGGTCGAGGTGCTGGCGATGCTGGACGGCCTGCCGCCGATCGCGATGCTGCGCCCGCCGCCGGGCGGGGGCGGGCCGACCGTGGCCCGGCGCGCCGCCCCGGGACGCAGCGGTTCCCCGATGCTCGACCGGGTACGGGCGCTGCTGGCCAAGGCCGAGTCGACCACCTTCCCGGCCGAGGCGGAGGCGCTGACCGGCAAGGCGCAGGAGTTGATCGCCCGGCACAGCCTGGACCGGGCGCTGGTCGATGCCACCGCCGAACGCCCCGACCTGCCCGGCGGGATGCGCCTGAGCACCGACGCCCCGTACGCCGGGGCGAAGGCCCTGCTGGTGCAGGAGGTGGCGGCGGCGAACCGGTGCGAGTCGGTCTGGAACGACGACCTGGGCTTCGCCACCGTGCTCGGCTTCGCCGGCGACCTGGAGGCGGTCGAGCTGCTCTACACGTCGCTGCTGGTGCAGGCCACCGCCGCGATGCTGCGCGGGCGCACCGAGCGCAAGCGGGGCAGCAGCCGGCGGACCAAGGCGTACGACGAGTCGTTCCTGCACGCGTTCGCGCTCCGCATCGGGGAACGGCTGCGGGCCGCGACCGAGCAGGCCGACCGGCAGGCGGCCGAGGTGACCGGCCCGGAACGGCTGCTCCCCGTGCTGGCCGCCCGCTCGGACGCGGTCCGCGAGCGGATGGAGACCCTCTTCCCCGGCGTCACCCGGGCCCGGCTGACCATCCGGGACGCCGACGGCTGGCACTCCGGCACCTCCGCCGCCGACCGGGCGTCACTGAGCGCCGGCACGCCACCGGCCCGGCCGCTGCCCGGCCGGAGCTGA
- a CDS encoding DUF1707 SHOCT-like domain-containing protein, producing the protein MSELIPEPVHPGQIRTSDADRERVAAVLREAAAEGRLDLGELDDRLGRVYAARTYAELEPLTHDLPAVGSSLFPHPPPAYVAGAPVSRSGFALAGKFERSGPWSVGPEFTCLAFWGGGLVDLRDAIFTVGAVRINAYALMGGLEIWVPEQATVHVTGIGVMGGFDHRATGPGAPGAPTVTVGGFALWGGVAIKRKPSERELRMRKQEKKRRKLENWSPDSDD; encoded by the coding sequence GTGAGTGAGCTCATTCCGGAACCGGTGCACCCGGGACAGATCCGTACCTCCGACGCCGACCGGGAGCGGGTCGCGGCCGTGCTGCGGGAGGCGGCCGCCGAGGGCCGGCTCGACCTGGGCGAGTTGGACGACCGGCTGGGCCGCGTCTACGCCGCCCGCACCTACGCCGAACTCGAACCCCTGACCCACGACCTCCCCGCCGTGGGGTCGTCGCTGTTCCCGCACCCGCCACCGGCGTACGTCGCCGGGGCGCCGGTGTCGCGCAGCGGCTTCGCCCTGGCCGGCAAGTTCGAACGGTCCGGCCCGTGGAGCGTCGGCCCCGAGTTCACCTGCCTGGCGTTCTGGGGCGGCGGGCTGGTCGACCTGCGCGACGCGATCTTCACCGTGGGGGCGGTGCGGATCAATGCCTACGCCCTGATGGGGGGCCTGGAGATCTGGGTGCCCGAGCAGGCCACCGTGCACGTCACCGGGATCGGGGTGATGGGCGGCTTCGACCACCGGGCCACCGGGCCGGGCGCGCCCGGTGCCCCGACGGTCACCGTCGGCGGGTTCGCCCTCTGGGGCGGGGTGGCGATCAAGCGCAAGCCCTCCGAGCGGGAGCTGCGGATGCGCAAGCAGGAGAAGAAGCGCAGGAAGCTGGAGAACTGGTCGCCCGACTCCGACGACTGA
- a CDS encoding PP2C family protein-serine/threonine phosphatase — MSEREALHGLLRHSHHAGPEDLPALAGRMATELGATSMRIHLVDHEQRELLPMDGGAEGDSLAVDGTLAGRAYAMMRPYAADGGPGPARLWVPLLDGLERLGVVEVLSAEPIPADRVSEFEAACALLAELVVTRSSYSDTVELVRRRAPMRMAAEMLRAQLPPLTFSTGSMTISGILEPSYDVGGDAFDYAVNGDIAHLALFDAVGHGSYGGMRAVMLASLALAAYRNARRSGHDLIATYHHIDAVVRDHDRRGLITGVLAELDQRNGRLRVISAGHPSGLVLRRGRVATVLPTPTALPVPLGEHRPPVVVEQALEPGDDVLFHTDGITEARSADGEAFGVDRLVDCAVRALADDLPLPETARRMVHAILAYQDDQLGDDATVLLVRWHGPAGQPST; from the coding sequence GTGAGCGAGCGGGAAGCGCTGCACGGACTGCTGCGCCACTCCCACCACGCGGGCCCGGAGGACCTGCCGGCGCTGGCCGGACGGATGGCCACCGAACTCGGCGCCACCTCGATGCGGATCCACCTGGTCGACCACGAGCAGCGGGAGCTGCTGCCGATGGACGGGGGCGCCGAGGGGGATTCGCTGGCCGTCGACGGCACCCTGGCCGGGCGGGCGTACGCGATGATGCGCCCGTACGCCGCCGACGGCGGGCCCGGGCCGGCGCGGCTGTGGGTGCCGCTGCTGGACGGGCTGGAACGGCTGGGCGTGGTCGAGGTGCTCTCCGCCGAGCCGATCCCCGCCGACCGGGTCTCCGAGTTCGAGGCGGCCTGCGCGCTCCTGGCGGAGCTGGTGGTCACCCGGTCCAGCTACAGCGACACCGTGGAGCTGGTGCGCCGGCGCGCGCCGATGCGGATGGCCGCCGAGATGCTCCGCGCCCAACTGCCGCCGCTGACCTTCTCCACGGGCAGCATGACCATCAGCGGCATCCTGGAGCCCAGCTACGACGTGGGCGGGGACGCCTTCGACTACGCGGTCAACGGCGACATCGCCCACCTGGCGCTCTTCGACGCGGTGGGGCACGGCTCGTACGGCGGGATGCGGGCGGTGATGCTGGCCAGCCTGGCGCTGGCCGCGTACCGCAACGCCCGGCGGTCCGGTCACGACCTGATCGCCACCTACCACCACATCGACGCGGTGGTCCGCGACCACGACCGGCGGGGCCTGATCACCGGCGTGCTGGCCGAACTCGACCAACGCAACGGCCGGCTGCGGGTGATCTCCGCCGGGCACCCGAGCGGCCTGGTGCTGCGCCGGGGACGGGTGGCGACCGTGCTGCCCACGCCGACCGCGCTGCCGGTCCCCCTCGGCGAGCACCGGCCCCCGGTGGTGGTCGAACAGGCCCTCGAGCCCGGCGACGACGTGCTCTTCCACACCGACGGGATCACCGAGGCACGCTCCGCCGACGGGGAGGCCTTCGGCGTCGACCGGCTGGTCGACTGCGCCGTCCGGGCGCTCGCCGACGACCTGCCGCTGCCGGAGACCGCCCGCCGCATGGTGCACGCGATCCTCGCCTACCAGGACGACCAGCTCGGCGACGACGCGACCGTGCTGCTGGTGCGCTGGCACGGCCCCGCCGGGCAGCCGTCGACCTGA
- a CDS encoding ATP-binding protein produces MAQLRTSPPSPPATELRRWQLSSAADLRGLRASLHQALTGEELAAGEDLDEVPELMVLVATELATNALRHGIPPTTVRLLVAEGRFILEVADHDLSTIPELVDTRPMGAGGRGLQIAEAVSLDVGWYATDRTKNIWAAFPRS; encoded by the coding sequence ATGGCACAGCTGCGCACCTCACCCCCGTCGCCGCCGGCTACCGAGCTGCGGCGCTGGCAGCTGTCCAGTGCCGCCGACCTGCGCGGCCTGCGGGCGTCCCTGCACCAGGCGCTGACCGGCGAGGAACTGGCCGCCGGGGAGGATCTGGACGAGGTCCCCGAGCTGATGGTCCTGGTCGCCACGGAGCTGGCCACCAACGCCCTGCGGCACGGCATCCCGCCCACCACCGTGCGCCTGCTGGTCGCCGAGGGCCGGTTCATCCTGGAGGTCGCCGACCACGACCTGAGCACCATCCCGGAGCTGGTCGACACCCGTCCGATGGGGGCCGGTGGGCGGGGGCTCCAGATCGCCGAGGCCGTCTCGCTGGATGTCGGCTGGTACGCCACCGACCGCACCAAGAACATCTGGGCCGCCTTCCCCCGGAGCTGA
- a CDS encoding RNA polymerase sigma factor, which produces MTQREVEDLLPALAPQVLGILVRRHGAFSACEDAVQEALLAAATQWPERGVPDNPRAWLLTVAGRRLTDEWRSERARRDREVAVALREPAYAAVAPPADEPPSTADDSLTLFFLCCHPALPRSAQLALTLRAVGGLSTAQIAQAFLVPEPTMSQRIRRAKQRVEAAGARFAMPSPAERDERLRTVLHVLYLIFNEGYTASSGADLHRAELTGEAIRLTRQLHRALPDDGEVAGLLALMLLTDAHRAARTGPGGELVPLAEQDRSRWDRAAIAEGVALVTEALTWSPPGPYQLQAAIAAVHAEAPSAERTDWPQIVALYRVLAAVSPNPMVTLNRAAAVAMVDGPRAGLALLAPLDADERIADHHRLAAVRAHLLELAGEREAARAAYLLAARRTTSLPERRYLEVRAARLAGDR; this is translated from the coding sequence GTGACGCAGCGGGAGGTGGAGGACCTGCTGCCCGCCCTCGCGCCGCAGGTCCTCGGCATCCTGGTCCGCCGGCACGGCGCCTTCTCCGCCTGCGAGGACGCGGTGCAGGAGGCGCTGCTGGCCGCCGCCACGCAGTGGCCGGAGCGGGGTGTGCCGGACAATCCCCGCGCCTGGCTGCTCACCGTCGCCGGCCGCCGGCTGACCGACGAGTGGCGCAGCGAGCGGGCCCGCCGCGACCGCGAGGTCGCCGTCGCGCTCCGGGAGCCGGCGTACGCGGCGGTCGCCCCGCCCGCCGACGAGCCGCCGTCCACCGCGGACGACAGCCTCACCCTGTTCTTCCTCTGCTGCCATCCGGCGCTGCCCCGGTCGGCGCAGCTGGCGCTGACCCTGCGCGCGGTGGGTGGGCTGAGCACGGCGCAGATCGCGCAGGCGTTCCTGGTGCCGGAGCCGACCATGAGCCAGCGCATCCGCCGGGCCAAGCAGCGCGTCGAGGCGGCCGGGGCGCGGTTCGCCATGCCGTCGCCGGCCGAGCGGGACGAGCGGCTGCGGACGGTGCTGCACGTGCTGTACCTGATCTTCAACGAGGGCTACACCGCCTCCAGCGGTGCGGACCTGCACCGGGCCGAGCTGACCGGCGAGGCGATCCGGCTGACCCGCCAGCTGCACCGGGCGCTGCCCGACGACGGCGAGGTGGCCGGCCTGCTGGCGCTGATGCTGCTCACCGACGCGCACCGGGCGGCGCGGACCGGGCCGGGCGGGGAACTGGTCCCGCTCGCCGAACAGGACCGGAGCCGGTGGGACCGGGCCGCCATCGCCGAGGGGGTGGCCCTGGTGACCGAGGCGCTGACCTGGTCGCCACCGGGCCCGTACCAGCTCCAGGCGGCGATCGCGGCGGTACACGCCGAGGCGCCCTCCGCGGAGCGGACGGACTGGCCGCAGATCGTCGCGCTCTACCGGGTGCTGGCGGCCGTGTCGCCGAACCCGATGGTCACCCTCAACCGGGCCGCCGCGGTGGCCATGGTGGACGGTCCGCGCGCCGGGCTGGCCCTGCTCGCCCCGCTCGACGCCGACGAGCGGATCGCCGACCACCACCGGCTGGCGGCCGTCCGGGCCCACCTGCTGGAGCTGGCCGGGGAGCGGGAGGCGGCGCGGGCGGCGTACCTGCTGGCGGCCCGAAGGACCACCAGCCTGCCGGAGCGGCGCTACCTGGAGGTACGCGCGGCCCGGCTGGCGGGCGACCGATGA
- a CDS encoding STAS domain-containing protein, whose protein sequence is MHTKPGQLLSTSVADLRITLTNIGGHLLRVSVAGEVDFATSDELRAALDAVLADLTGTPVEVDLAEVPFLDSSGVHALLDAYAGAADRDCRLVVANAQPVVRRVLEITGVLALLGLAPAGR, encoded by the coding sequence ATGCACACCAAGCCTGGGCAACTCCTGTCGACATCGGTGGCCGACCTCCGGATCACTCTCACCAACATCGGCGGCCACCTCCTGCGGGTGAGCGTCGCCGGCGAGGTGGACTTCGCCACCTCCGACGAGCTGCGCGCGGCGCTGGACGCCGTGCTGGCCGACCTCACCGGCACCCCCGTCGAGGTGGACCTCGCCGAGGTCCCCTTCCTGGACTCCTCCGGCGTCCACGCCCTGCTCGACGCGTACGCCGGGGCCGCCGACCGGGACTGTCGGCTGGTGGTGGCCAACGCGCAGCCCGTCGTGCGTCGGGTCCTGGAGATCACCGGGGTGCTCGCCCTGCTCGGGCTCGCTCCGGCTGGCCGGTGA
- a CDS encoding SigB/SigF/SigG family RNA polymerase sigma factor → MAATPAGDPRRPALRERAIEAWLPLARHLARRYSGRGVHDEDLAQTAVVGLIKAVDNFDPTRGVDFTGYAIPTVIGEIKRYFRDRTWAVRVPRRLQELRLSITDANSTLTHTLGRSPTVADIATYLDLPEETVLEGLEGARAYRATSLSTPTGADGGMELGDTLGADDHGLDIVELRVALGPALATLPERERRILTMRFHGNLTQGQIAEQIGISQMHVSRLITRALAALRGHFADERP, encoded by the coding sequence ATGGCCGCGACTCCGGCCGGCGACCCCCGTCGCCCGGCGCTGCGGGAACGCGCCATCGAGGCGTGGTTGCCGCTCGCCCGCCATCTGGCGCGCCGCTACTCGGGACGCGGCGTACACGACGAGGACCTGGCCCAGACCGCGGTGGTCGGGCTGATCAAGGCCGTCGACAACTTCGATCCCACCCGGGGCGTCGACTTCACCGGGTACGCCATCCCGACCGTCATCGGCGAGATCAAGCGGTACTTCCGCGACCGCACCTGGGCCGTGCGGGTGCCCCGCCGCCTGCAGGAGCTGCGTCTGTCGATCACCGATGCCAACAGCACGCTCACCCACACCCTGGGGCGTTCACCGACCGTGGCCGATATCGCGACGTACCTCGACCTGCCGGAGGAGACGGTCCTCGAAGGACTGGAAGGGGCCCGCGCCTACCGCGCCACCTCGCTGTCCACTCCGACCGGCGCCGACGGCGGCATGGAACTCGGCGACACCCTCGGGGCGGACGACCACGGCCTCGACATCGTCGAGCTCCGCGTCGCCCTCGGCCCGGCCCTCGCCACCCTGCCGGAACGCGAACGCCGGATCCTGACCATGCGCTTCCACGGCAATCTCACCCAGGGCCAGATCGCCGAGCAGATCGGCATCTCGCAGATGCACGTCTCCCGGCTCATCACCCGAGCGCTGGCTGCCCTGCGCGGCCATTTCGCCGACGAGCGCCCCTGA
- a CDS encoding FUSC family protein: protein MNAVVDNARRAVREAYERLRTYFIVALQAGLAAGLSWSIASNLLHNPQPLFAPAAAVGTIAAAIGNRVRRTAELLAGVILGVLAGDLIIEVIGAGPVQTGFVVALAISVAVLFRGSGAVMVQAGSTAVLLGTVSPEGPDLAVPRTANALVGGLTAVAVALLILPINPVRVVHRAAGPTLDLFAHQLTVTADALREGNAAGAQEALDRLVAAEAERRQTTEIVAAAQEVAVLSPWWRRRRELLSRYEHAADHLELAFVNARGMVRRSVSLLDAGEPVPPDLPRSVEHFGQALRLLHRDFLAGRVPDIARARAVQAAGEARRAYAEGLGFSGTIVVSQLGIVVSETLQASGLDMAEANRQAGITAGI, encoded by the coding sequence ATGAACGCCGTCGTCGACAACGCGCGGCGCGCCGTGCGGGAGGCGTACGAACGGCTGCGCACCTACTTCATCGTCGCCCTCCAGGCGGGGCTGGCGGCGGGACTGTCCTGGTCCATCGCCAGCAACCTGCTGCACAACCCGCAACCGCTGTTCGCGCCCGCGGCGGCGGTGGGCACGATCGCCGCCGCGATCGGCAACCGGGTACGCCGGACCGCCGAGCTGCTCGCCGGGGTGATCCTCGGGGTGCTGGCCGGGGACCTGATCATCGAGGTGATCGGCGCGGGGCCGGTGCAGACCGGCTTCGTGGTGGCGCTCGCGATCTCGGTGGCGGTGCTGTTCCGCGGCAGCGGCGCGGTGATGGTGCAGGCCGGCAGCACCGCCGTGCTGTTGGGGACGGTGTCACCGGAGGGGCCGGACCTCGCCGTACCCCGGACCGCGAACGCCCTGGTCGGTGGATTGACCGCGGTCGCCGTGGCGCTGCTGATCCTGCCGATCAACCCGGTGCGGGTGGTGCACCGCGCGGCCGGCCCGACGCTGGACCTGTTCGCACACCAGTTGACGGTCACCGCCGACGCGCTACGGGAGGGGAACGCGGCGGGGGCACAGGAGGCACTGGACCGGCTCGTCGCGGCCGAGGCCGAGCGCCGACAGACCACCGAGATCGTCGCCGCCGCACAAGAGGTGGCCGTCCTGTCCCCCTGGTGGCGGCGACGGCGCGAGCTGCTGAGCCGGTACGAGCACGCCGCCGACCATTTGGAGCTGGCCTTCGTCAATGCCCGCGGCATGGTCCGGCGGAGCGTGTCCCTGCTCGACGCCGGTGAACCGGTCCCACCCGACCTGCCCCGCTCTGTCGAGCACTTCGGGCAGGCGCTGCGGCTGCTGCACCGGGACTTCCTCGCCGGCCGCGTCCCCGACATCGCCCGGGCCCGCGCCGTGCAGGCCGCGGGCGAGGCACGCCGGGCGTACGCGGAGGGCCTGGGCTTCTCGGGCACGATCGTCGTATCGCAGCTGGGCATCGTGGTGAGTGAGACACTTCAGGCGTCCGGCCTCGACATGGCGGAGGCGAACCGGCAGGCCGGCATCACGGCGGGCATCTGA
- a CDS encoding nuclear transport factor 2 family protein, translated as MTDPPEIIRRYFALAGKPDRDAYFALFADDAVVEDEGREHRGIEAIRAWRRDKPLVSYEITDVEDTSEGTVVTATISGDFPGSPVAGLRFRFADYDDRQIRRLRIAP; from the coding sequence ATGACCGACCCGCCTGAGATCATCCGTCGCTACTTCGCGCTGGCCGGCAAGCCGGACCGGGACGCCTACTTCGCGCTCTTCGCCGACGACGCGGTCGTCGAGGACGAGGGCAGGGAGCACCGGGGGATCGAGGCGATCCGCGCCTGGCGCCGGGACAAGCCCCTGGTGTCGTACGAGATCACCGACGTCGAGGACACCTCGGAGGGGACGGTGGTGACGGCCACCATCAGCGGGGACTTTCCCGGCAGCCCCGTCGCCGGCCTGCGCTTCCGGTTTGCCGACTACGACGACCGGCAGATCCGCCGGCTGCGCATCGCGCCCTGA